From a single Solenopsis invicta isolate M01_SB chromosome 6, UNIL_Sinv_3.0, whole genome shotgun sequence genomic region:
- the LOC105200496 gene encoding uncharacterized protein LOC105200496 yields the protein MRVTACHFRRCIIAGLCVALLFCVIQVIRIELGFNESDMSNLNKLMYISQLIKESEQSYVRDGVVACKLPQLNISSPEIMKFIHNVPPLTCGQEDWVIVEGSRLVITNKAKTKHGQIICIFSEIVRADDYNTKLLDGIQADDFYILRESDFADVRCKSKSGSVWHSILAGVKYEPYIKQKHNWENVPKTGLKLNVLMFGFDSLSRNTFIRKLPKTYSFMKQLNALVLEGYNIVGDGTPQALIPILTGKIELELPETRKRIQNANYVNIYPMIWNKYEEHGYITSFMEDVPHIGTFTYRLKGFDKQPTHHYMRTYYLAASSYFKTYNKFCIAGTPRHMVMMNYIKTIFNTYKNQPKFAFGFHGELSHDSYNDIGVVDDDLYSWVKDLNDLGHLNNTILILMSDHGHRFADIRNTLQGKQEERLPFFSFTFPPWFKQAHPQAYANFVYNTQYLTSPFDVHKTLENILNFDTPKDGDRRQRAISLFDKVPLDRTCADAFIEPHWCACLGWKEVSIDDTNVVAAANYFVQFLNGYTEDHHNICAILHLDEILWAAKLIPTKGLLNFRKSGDQDGFIGDFSAKTKIMTEIYQLKVRTAPSDALFEVSITQDLRKNTFHTKISDVSRINMYGSQARCVENSLFHLRKYCYCKE from the exons ATGAGGGTGACAGCGTGTCATTTTCGTCGCTGTATAATAGCAGGACTATGCGTAGCACTTTTATTTTGTGTCATTCAAGTAATACGAATAGAGTTAGGATTTAATGAATCTGATAtgtcaaatttaaacaaatt AATGTATATATCACAATTGATTAAAGAATCAGAACAGTCATACGTGAG AGATGGTGTTGTTGCGTGCAAATTACCTCAGTTAAATATCTCTAGTCCAGAAATAATGAAATTCATACATAATGTACCACCCTTAACTTGTGGACAAGAAGACTGGGTTATAGTGGAAGGTTCGAGACTTGTTATTACTAATAAAGCAAAGACGAAACATGGACAAATAATATGCATCTTCAGTG AAATTGTCAGAGCAGACGActacaatacaaaattattggaCGGTATACAGGCTGATGATTTTTACATTCTGCGGGAGAGCGATTTTGCAGATGTCAGATGCAAGTCGAAAAGCGGAAGCGT GTGGCATAGTATACTCGCTGGTGTGAAATACGAACCGTATATCAAGCAGAAACACAACTGGGAGAACGTACCAAAAACGGGCCTAAAATTGAACGTGCTCATGTTCGGCTTCGATTCGCTGTCGCGAAATACATTCATTCGCAAACTGCCGAAAACTTATAGTTTCATGAAGCAACTGAACGCTCTGGTGCTAGAGGGATACAATATCGTAGGGGATGGCACTCCACAGGCGCTCATCCCGATTTTAACCGGCAAGATCGAGCTCGAGTTACCAGAGACGCGAAAACGAATTCAAAATGCGAATTACGTCAACATATATCCCATGATATGGAATAAATATGAAGAACATGGGTACATAACGAGTTTTATGGAAGACGTACCGCACATCGGGACGTTCACTTATCGCTTGAAGGGATTTGACAAGCAACCGACCCACCACTACATGCGCACTTATTATTTAGCTGCTTCTTCATACTtcaaaacttataataaattctgtatAGCTGGTACGCCACGTCATATG GTGATGATGAATTACATAAAAACGATATTCAATACATATAAAAACCAGCCAAAATTCGCATTTGGATTTCATGGAGAATTATCTCATGACTCTTACAACGATATCGGAGTGGTGGATGACGATTTGTATTCTTGGGTAAAAGATCTCAATGATCTTGGGCATTTAAACAATAccattttaattttgatgagcGATCATGGACACAG ATTTGCGGATATTCGTAATACTCTACAAGGCAAGCAAGAGGAAAGACTGCCGTTTTTCTCCTTCACTTTTCCACCCTGGTTCAAGCAAGCTCACCCACAAGCATATGCAAACTTTGTCTACAATACGCAATATTTGACGTCACCATTTGACGTACATAAGACATTAGAGAACATACTAAATTTTGATACACCAAAAGATGGAGATCGTCGTCAAAGAGCCATCAGTTTGTTCGACAAG GTGCCTCTGGATAGAACATGCGCAGATGCATTCATAGAGCCTCATTGGTGTGCTTGTCTCGGATGGAAGGAAGTCTCAATTGATGACACAAACGTTGTGGCTGCTGCCAATTATTTCGTACAATTCCTTAATGGTTACACCGAAGATCATCATAATATATGCGCGATATTACATTTGGACGAGATCTTATGGGCTGCTAAGCTGATACCCACCAAAG GTTTACTTAATTTCCGAAAATCCGGAGACCAAGACGGTTTTATAGGTGATTTTAGTGCCAAAACTAAAATAATGACTGagatttatcaattaaaagtaAGAACGGCACCAAGTGACGCATTGTTTGAAGTTAGCATCACTCAAGATCTTCGGAAAAATACTTTTCATACAAAG ATCTCTGACGTTAGTAGAATTAATATGTATGGGTCTCAGGCGAGGTGTGTAGAGAACTCGCTGTTTCATTTACGCAAATATTGTTATTGCAAAGAAtag